In the genome of Luteitalea pratensis, the window CCTGCTCGCGTTGCAGCAGGGCCGCGGTGCGCTCACTCGCGGCGCGGAGTTGCTCGGCGGCATTTCGCGAGGTCGACCTGGCAGCATCCTGGATTTCGCGCCCGGCGCGCTCGGCCTCGACCAGCAGCGCATGCGCGTGCTCCTTGCCGGCCAGTTCGGCTTCCTTGACTCGAGCGAGCGCCTCGCGATCGGCGCTGGCGATGATCTGGGCGGCCTGTTCCCGTGCGTGTGCCGTGTCGGCGGCGAGGCGCTTGCGGGCCCACACGACCCACAACACGAGCGCGAGGGCGGCAATGCCGTCCAGCGCGAGGCCGATCACTTCGAGGGAGGTCCACTGGCCCATGGGTCGACTCGACTGTGGCCCGAACTGCAGGCAAAGGCAAGCTCCCGCGTCAGATGGCGGAGACGATGCGCAACACTGCGAGTCGAACGGCGGCCGGTCCGCCTGATCTGCCTACCAAAAGGGGGCAGGGCTGGACGCTGGGGAGTGGCCGCGCACGCCGCCGCCGCTTCGGGCGAAGGCGATTCATCAGTACCCGCATTGCCGTGTGGGGAGGTCGTTGAACCTGCAGAAGCAGGTGGAACCACTGTAAAAGCCGCGCTTCAGGCTTCCTCTCTGCGGAGGCATGCACACCACGCAGCCGTCGTGATTCGCTTGGGGTAAAACATCGGCTCAAGCGAGCCTCTACCCATCACGCACAACGCAGGCCTCCCGATAGTAGCACGACCCTGCGCCCAATCGGCTGCGGTACAGTTCAGGCGTCTGCGATGCAACGACGCCGATTTCTCGCCGTCACGCTGGGCTGCTGCGCGGCCCTGCCGCGAATCGCCGCCGCACGGCAATCGGCGCCGGGCCAGACGCTGCGTGTCGCGCTGATCGGGCACAGCGGCCAGGGCGACTACGGCCACGGCGTCGACCGGGTGTGGGCGCAGATTCGCGGCGCGCGCGTCGTGGCGATCGCGGACGCGGACCCGGCAGGTCTGGCCGCCGCGGGCCAGCGGACGGGCGGCGTTCGTGGCTTTGCCGACTATCGCGCCATGCTCGCGGAGGTCAAGCCCGATGTCGTGGCCGTCTGCCCGCGCCATGCCCACGAACACCGCGACATGATCGTCGGCGCGCTCGATGGAGGCGCGCGTGGCGTGTACGTCGAGAAGCCGTTCGTGCGGACTTGCGCGGAGGCCGATCAGGTCGTCGCGCTGGCGCGCCGGACGGGGACGAGCCTGGCAGTGGCACACCGCAATCGTTACCACCCGGCCTTGCCGGTGTTGCAGAAGTATCTCGCCGACGGCACGCTCGGACGCATTCTCGAGATTCGGGCACGCGGCAAGGAAGATCAGCGTGGCGGCGGGCAGGATCTCTGGGTGCTCGGCGGGCACCTCTTCAACGTCGCGACCCTGTTCACCGGCGCG includes:
- a CDS encoding Gfo/Idh/MocA family protein; the protein is MQRRRFLAVTLGCCAALPRIAAARQSAPGQTLRVALIGHSGQGDYGHGVDRVWAQIRGARVVAIADADPAGLAAAGQRTGGVRGFADYRAMLAEVKPDVVAVCPRHAHEHRDMIVGALDGGARGVYVEKPFVRTCAEADQVVALARRTGTSLAVAHRNRYHPALPVLQKYLADGTLGRILEIRARGKEDQRGGGQDLWVLGGHLFNVATLFTGAPTACSATIQQQGHPATRSDVHEGDEGVGLIAGDEVHARFDTQRGIPIFYDSKKALGSAAAGFGLQIFCERGVVDLRMDIEPLVHVREGHPFIPDTTPRAWIPLTSAGPGVPETVPGLSKRILDHVAAVEDLLACLGSGREPLCGPTPASETVEMTQAVFASFAAGGPVTMPLTTRTWPLTREPIV